Proteins encoded together in one Canis aureus isolate CA01 chromosome 21, VMU_Caureus_v.1.0, whole genome shotgun sequence window:
- the SCGB1A1 gene encoding uteroglobin produces MKLAVILALVTLALYCSPASAEICQNFLNVIKALFLDTPSSYQAALEFFNPDADMKDAMIQLKSLVDTLPSNTTENILKFAEAVIKSPECA; encoded by the exons ATGAAGCTCGCTGTCATCCTTGCCCTGGTCACCCTGGCTCTCTACTGCAGCCCTG CTTCTGCAGAGATCTGCCAGAACTTTCTAAATGTCATCAAAGCCCTCTTCCTGGACACGCCTTCCAGTTACCAGGCTGCACTTGAATTTTTCAACCCAGACGCAGACATGAAAGATGCAATGATCCAGCTGAAGAGTCTGGTGGACACCCTCCCCTCAAACACCACCGAGAACATCCTAAAGTTCGCG gaggCAGTCATAAAAAGCCCAGAGTGTGCTTAG